Proteins encoded together in one Telopea speciosissima isolate NSW1024214 ecotype Mountain lineage chromosome 4, Tspe_v1, whole genome shotgun sequence window:
- the LOC122660165 gene encoding flavonoid 3'-monooxygenase CYP75B137-like, whose product MEKLEGEGGLYEESKDLLQVLLKLKDPADPNKPFKWTYLKAMLLDMILAGTKTISTTMEWAMAELIKHPEIMKKAQEELKEVVGMNKIIEESHLPDLPYLRALVKEALRLHTSIPLLTPRCPSQSCIVKGYMVPKGSMIFVNAWAIHRDPKYWKNPLEFRPERFLEITDEFEYSGNDFRFIPLGSGRRVCVGVPLAERMLPHILGSLLHSFDWKLPDGTKLDMSEKFGLELRLTKPLMAVPLQRLSDPKLYD is encoded by the exons ATGGAGAAAttggaaggagaaggaggtCTATATGAAGAGAGCAAGGATCTTTTGCAGGTCTTACTCAAGCTTAAGGACCCAGCAGACCCAAACAAGCCTTTCAAATGGACTTACCTCAAGGCTATGCTTTTG GACATGATATTGGCTGGTACTAAGACAATATCAACTACAATGGAGTGGGCAATGGCAGAATTGATAAAACATCCAGAAATAATGAAGAAAGCCCAAGAAGAACTGAAGGAAGTTGTGGGGATGAACAAAATCATTGAAGAATCCCATTTACCTGATTTGCCTTATTTACGTGCACTGGTTAAGGAAGCCCTACGTTTACACACATCAATCCCTCTTTTGACCCCAAGATGTCCAAGCCAATCATGCATTGTTAAAGGTTATATGGTTCCTAAGGGTTCAATGATCTTTGTGAATGCATGGGCAATACATAGGGATCCTAAGTATTGGAAGAACCCTTTGGAGTTTAGACCTGAGAGATTTTTGGAAATTACTGATGAATTTGAATATAGTGGCAATGATTTTCGCTTTATTCCTTTAGGGTCAGGAAGAAGGGTATGTGTTGGTGTCCCTTTGGCAGAGAGGATGTTACCACATATATTGGGATCACTGTTGCATTCATTTGATTGGAAATTGCCTGATGGGACAAAGCTTGATATGTCAGAGAAGTTTGGTTTAGAACTAAGGTTAACAAAACCTCTCATGGCTGTCCCACTTCAAAGGTTATCTGACCCAAAGCTGTATGATTAG